The Nocardioides luti genome contains a region encoding:
- a CDS encoding VTC domain-containing protein codes for MPTDSTLAPVPLELHGRDRVGLDEVVEEAARMTRVDRKYLVDRCVAEAFLGRLPASFRVLGIDGRDSTTYSSVYFDTLRLDACRDHVQQRRRRWKVRSRLYVEDQLCRFEVKTRDGRGITEKTVRLSEPGRHGRLGTDESAFVTQVLDDHGLDIDVATLVPSMRVDYTRVTLADTAAHLRVTLDLGVECSLDNGRVWVDEGWVLVETKGGLRPSPADALLGSLGARPRSFSKYVSAASLLRDDIPDNDVRRLRGRQLHAQEAVA; via the coding sequence ATGCCCACTGACAGCACCCTCGCCCCTGTCCCGCTCGAACTCCACGGCCGGGACCGCGTCGGACTCGACGAGGTCGTCGAGGAGGCCGCCCGGATGACCCGGGTCGACCGGAAGTACCTCGTCGACCGCTGCGTCGCCGAGGCCTTCCTCGGTCGCCTGCCCGCCTCCTTCCGGGTCCTCGGGATCGACGGCCGCGACAGCACGACGTACTCCTCGGTCTACTTCGACACCCTGCGCCTCGACGCCTGCCGCGACCACGTCCAGCAACGTCGACGCCGCTGGAAGGTGCGCAGCCGCCTCTACGTCGAGGACCAGCTGTGCCGTTTCGAGGTCAAGACCCGCGACGGGCGCGGCATCACCGAGAAGACTGTGCGCCTCAGCGAGCCCGGTCGCCACGGACGCCTCGGAACCGACGAGTCCGCCTTTGTGACCCAGGTGCTCGACGACCACGGGCTCGACATCGACGTCGCCACGCTGGTTCCGTCGATGCGCGTCGACTACACCCGGGTCACCCTCGCCGACACCGCAGCCCACCTGCGCGTGACGCTGGACCTCGGCGTTGAGTGCTCGCTCGACAACGGCCGGGTCTGGGTCGACGAGGGCTGGGTCCTCGTCGAAACCAAGGGCGGCCTGCGCCCCTCACCGGCCGACGCCCTGCTCGGCTCCCTCGGCGCCCGTCCACGCTCCTTCTCCAAGTACGTCTCCGCCGCCTCGCTGCTGCGCGACGACATCCCCGACAACGACGTCCGCCGCCTGCGTGGC
- a CDS encoding DedA family protein, with product MIENAAAHILDLPPWLALVLVFALPALESSAFVGFVFPGEIALVLGGVLAFEGKVSLAAVLAAGITGAAVGDSIGYGVGRRYGRRVLNGTLGRWINQSHFDRAERYLAARGGRAVFVGRFTAALRVMVPGLAGMAHLRYRTFLFFNVAGAVAWGTFSVLLGYLGGSSWRQAASTSSHIGLALFAVVALALLAGWLVRRRRARSGTEDFT from the coding sequence GTGATCGAGAACGCCGCCGCCCACATCCTCGACCTGCCCCCCTGGTTGGCGCTGGTCCTGGTCTTCGCTCTGCCTGCACTGGAGTCGTCCGCCTTCGTCGGCTTCGTCTTTCCCGGTGAGATTGCCCTGGTTCTGGGCGGGGTCCTCGCGTTCGAGGGCAAGGTGTCGCTGGCGGCCGTCCTGGCGGCCGGGATCACCGGGGCGGCCGTCGGCGACTCGATCGGTTACGGCGTCGGGCGGCGCTACGGGCGCCGGGTCCTCAATGGCACGCTGGGCCGCTGGATCAACCAGTCGCACTTCGATCGGGCCGAACGCTACCTCGCTGCTCGCGGCGGGCGGGCGGTCTTCGTGGGCCGTTTCACCGCGGCCTTGCGGGTGATGGTGCCCGGCCTGGCCGGTATGGCGCACCTGCGATACCGCACGTTCCTGTTCTTCAACGTAGCGGGCGCCGTCGCCTGGGGCACGTTCTCGGTGTTGCTGGGCTACCTGGGCGGGAGCAGCTGGCGGCAGGCGGCGAGTACGTCGTCCCATATCGGCCTGGCGTTGTTCGCAGTCGTCGCCCTGGCCCTGCTGGCGGGGTGGCTGGTGCGCCGGCGCCGCGCCCGGTCGGGCACCGAGGACTTCACCTGA
- a CDS encoding response regulator — MKVLVAEDEPRLASLLEQSLVEVGWDVDVVANGREAYTAALGDTAYDVLLLDWMLPGMEGVTVCRKLREAGVRTPVLMLTARTTVPDRVTGLEAGADDYLLKPFDLDELIARLRALHRRARDEYDEPLRVGDLVLDPEARRVHRGSTEIELSAREFDILQLLLSRAGRLVTRFAILDEVWDGDTDVKSNVIDVHVASVRAKIDRPFGTNTITTLRGSGYRIDPA; from the coding sequence GTGAAGGTGCTCGTCGCCGAGGACGAGCCGCGCCTGGCAAGCCTTCTCGAGCAGTCCCTGGTGGAGGTCGGTTGGGACGTCGATGTCGTCGCGAACGGGCGCGAGGCCTACACCGCGGCGCTCGGCGACACGGCGTACGACGTGCTCCTGCTCGACTGGATGCTTCCCGGCATGGAAGGCGTCACGGTGTGCCGGAAGCTCCGCGAGGCAGGGGTGCGGACCCCGGTCCTGATGCTGACCGCCCGGACCACGGTGCCGGACCGGGTCACCGGGCTAGAAGCCGGTGCCGACGACTACCTGCTCAAGCCCTTCGACCTCGACGAGCTCATCGCCCGGCTGCGGGCCCTGCACCGCAGGGCGCGCGACGAGTACGACGAACCGCTGCGGGTCGGCGACCTGGTGCTCGACCCCGAGGCGCGTCGCGTCCATCGCGGATCCACCGAGATCGAGCTGTCCGCCCGGGAGTTCGACATCCTCCAGCTGCTCCTCTCGCGGGCCGGCCGGCTCGTGACCCGGTTCGCGATCCTCGACGAGGTCTGGGACGGCGACACCGACGTGAAGAGCAACGTGATCGACGTCCACGTCGCCTCCGTGCGCGCCAAGATCGACCGCCCCTTTGGGACCAACACGATCACGACGTTGCGAGGCTCCGGCTACCGCATCGACCCGGCATGA
- a CDS encoding YkvA family protein, which translates to MWWQSVIGVVAGLALVWTGLVGCLYYLGRKQDNPTRFSDVLRLLPDVLVLVRRLASDRTLPRGVRVRLAILMGYLVFPIDLVPDFIPVIGYADDAIVLALALRSVARIAGNEALERHWPGTPAGLLTVKRLANIPNSISR; encoded by the coding sequence ATGTGGTGGCAGTCTGTCATCGGTGTGGTTGCCGGACTGGCGCTCGTGTGGACGGGACTGGTGGGTTGCCTGTATTACCTCGGGCGCAAGCAGGACAATCCCACCCGTTTCAGCGACGTCCTTCGTCTCCTGCCCGACGTCCTCGTCTTAGTTCGTAGGCTCGCCTCGGATCGCACGCTGCCGCGAGGCGTCCGCGTCCGGCTCGCGATCCTCATGGGTTACTTGGTGTTCCCCATCGACCTCGTCCCCGACTTCATCCCCGTGATCGGGTACGCCGACGACGCCATCGTCCTCGCCCTGGCACTGCGATCAGTCGCCAGGATCGCTGGCAACGAAGCGCTTGAGCGACACTGGCCAGGCACACCAGCAGGCCTGCTGACGGTCAAGCGACTCGCCAACATTCCAAACTCAATCAGCAGGTGA
- a CDS encoding alkaline phosphatase, producing MSVSKSKRSAGVAVVLLAGISGSALAAASTTAEAASGHDNSGRIKNVIYLLGDGMGRTHVTAARERYYGANGHLVMETLPSTGQVSTYAVNKKSGQPGESDFSPNLVTDSASAATAWSSGVKTYNAALGVDAKGNTVPTLMELAKNDGFRTGNVSTAEITDATPAGQMSHALARGCQGPTYSAAACQDPAVTGAPLPTSDVRVTPIADQIARNGTADVILGGGLARFDADDEAALRDQGYTVLGSPATQTVATKSDLAAARGSKVFGLFNKGNLTVEKFKREHPDAAQAQEPTLPTMTSKAIELLSAKARGGKGFYLQVEGALIDKRSHANDAAQTLEETKAFDDAVKVALDFAKKDGHTLVIVTADHECAGFNIIEKGTYTNAEAAVPPANVDAGNPANSSTPSRPTSGAKDPARSSGIVNGSGSADPKNFGPATFRTPDDAAGVQDGSPEASLWLTYLSGNHTGADVPIFSYGAGSEQLQGSVDNTDLFDVVGAALGVTG from the coding sequence ATGTCTGTTTCGAAGTCGAAGCGCTCGGCCGGCGTGGCCGTGGTGCTGCTCGCCGGGATCAGTGGCTCGGCGCTCGCGGCCGCGAGCACGACCGCCGAGGCAGCCTCGGGTCACGACAACTCGGGGCGCATCAAGAACGTCATCTACCTCCTGGGCGACGGGATGGGCAGGACCCACGTGACCGCGGCCCGCGAGCGCTACTACGGAGCGAACGGCCACCTGGTCATGGAGACCCTGCCGTCGACCGGACAGGTGTCGACGTACGCCGTGAACAAGAAGTCCGGCCAGCCCGGCGAGAGCGACTTCTCCCCGAACCTCGTGACGGACTCGGCCTCCGCGGCGACCGCGTGGTCCTCCGGGGTCAAGACCTACAACGCCGCGCTGGGTGTCGATGCCAAGGGCAACACGGTCCCGACCCTGATGGAGCTGGCCAAGAACGACGGCTTCCGCACGGGCAACGTGTCGACCGCCGAGATCACCGACGCGACCCCGGCCGGCCAGATGAGCCACGCCCTCGCACGCGGCTGCCAGGGACCGACGTACTCCGCGGCGGCCTGCCAGGACCCGGCCGTGACCGGCGCCCCGCTGCCGACCTCGGACGTGCGGGTCACGCCGATCGCCGACCAGATCGCGCGCAACGGCACGGCCGACGTGATCCTCGGCGGCGGTCTCGCCCGCTTCGACGCGGACGACGAGGCGGCGCTGCGCGACCAGGGCTACACGGTCCTCGGCTCGCCCGCCACGCAGACCGTCGCGACCAAGAGCGATCTTGCTGCCGCTCGGGGCAGCAAGGTCTTCGGCCTCTTCAACAAGGGCAACCTGACGGTCGAGAAGTTCAAGCGTGAGCACCCGGACGCGGCCCAGGCCCAGGAGCCGACGCTCCCGACCATGACGAGCAAGGCCATCGAGCTCCTCTCGGCGAAGGCCCGGGGCGGCAAGGGGTTCTACCTCCAGGTCGAGGGCGCCCTGATCGACAAGCGGTCGCACGCCAACGACGCGGCGCAGACGCTCGAGGAGACCAAGGCGTTCGACGACGCCGTCAAGGTCGCGCTCGACTTCGCGAAGAAGGACGGCCACACGCTGGTGATCGTCACCGCCGACCACGAGTGCGCGGGCTTCAACATCATCGAGAAGGGCACCTACACGAACGCCGAGGCCGCCGTGCCGCCGGCCAACGTCGACGCGGGCAACCCGGCGAACAGCTCCACGCCGTCGCGGCCCACGAGCGGCGCCAAGGACCCGGCGCGTTCCAGCGGCATCGTCAACGGGTCCGGATCGGCCGACCCGAAGAACTTCGGGCCCGCCACCTTCCGGACGCCCGACGACGCGGCGGGCGTGCAGGACGGGTCGCCCGAGGCAAGCCTCTGGCTGACCTACCTCTCGGGCAACCACACCGGTGCCGACGTGCCGATCTTCTCGTACGGCGCGGGCTCCGAGCAGCTGCAGGGCAGCGTCGACAACACCGACCTCTTCGACGTCGTCGGAGCGGCCCTGGGTGTCACGGGCTGA
- a CDS encoding DUF4956 domain-containing protein — protein sequence MLQTVLSAVLGHLGGPARLGLDVLSMLLLVGVLYRRRVAAPEMILVFTALNIGLFAAVSAIGSGSFPTGIGFGLFGLLSLVRLRSTAFTLKDVAYTFVALILALINGLPERNLMLVIALDIVLLAAIWLTDDSRSTQPTRIMRVTLDRAVTDTDAAMALVRDRLAVEPISLSVDDVDFVRETTRVSVRYAVDDGWWSWTDAQSASNRADAAESGATDAH from the coding sequence ATGCTCCAGACCGTGCTGTCGGCCGTGCTCGGCCACCTCGGCGGACCCGCCCGACTCGGCCTCGACGTTTTGTCCATGCTGCTCCTTGTAGGCGTGCTCTACCGCCGACGAGTCGCCGCCCCCGAGATGATCCTCGTCTTCACCGCCCTCAACATCGGGCTCTTCGCCGCCGTCTCCGCGATCGGCTCCGGCAGCTTCCCCACCGGCATCGGCTTCGGGCTCTTCGGGCTGCTCAGCCTGGTCCGGCTACGCAGCACGGCCTTCACGCTCAAGGACGTCGCCTACACCTTCGTCGCGCTGATCCTGGCCCTGATCAACGGACTGCCCGAACGCAACCTCATGCTGGTGATCGCTCTCGACATCGTCTTGCTGGCCGCCATCTGGCTCACCGACGACTCGCGATCCACCCAGCCGACCCGGATCATGCGCGTCACCCTCGACCGGGCCGTCACCGACACCGATGCGGCCATGGCACTGGTGCGCGACCGGCTCGCCGTCGAGCCGATCAGCCTGAGCGTGGACGACGTCGACTTCGTCCGCGAGACCACCCGCGTGTCGGTCCGGTACGCCGTGGACGACGGCTGGTGGAGCTGGACCGACGCCCAGAGTGCGAGCAACCGGGCCGACGCGGCCGAGAGCGGGGCGACCGATGCCCACTGA
- a CDS encoding ATP-binding protein → MFLVLSAMGAFVYWRVHFALDRQLNGDLTSDTRVLAPMIGPDGKVRSGGRDVVDSELYQVLDRDGNVLSASPTLQTRALVSPTMAREALQGPVLRNVGALLPTTRDPLRVYVTQLPGAERQQAAFLVVAVRRNHRDEALLELLVQLSVAGFVALLATAVVGERLARFALLPVERYRARADDIIAGDTSVRLEVPAHRHDEVTRLGETLNTMLTALEGALERERQFVNDASHELRTPLTLLTTRLQLTRRRLRSVTEYQSVLAEIETDVLRLVGLTEHLLNAGSHQGTGDVSADLAAHAVAAVERRNALVQASDHAGLSVTVGEPVRVQLSEAAVDQVIGNLLDNAARHGAPPVSLNVDQTGGFGRMAVVDVGDGMNPDLLATATQRFTRAAVSRAREGFGLGLSLVERIVLGAGGEVRLCFAGHHTRHGVSSRLDEVACEHTEAMTVTVLLPIAETQAQP, encoded by the coding sequence ATGTTCCTGGTGCTCTCCGCCATGGGGGCGTTCGTCTACTGGCGCGTGCACTTCGCCCTCGATCGCCAACTCAACGGCGACCTCACCTCTGACACCAGGGTGCTCGCGCCGATGATCGGACCCGACGGGAAAGTCCGCTCCGGAGGCCGCGACGTCGTTGACAGCGAGCTCTACCAGGTCCTCGACCGGGACGGAAACGTGCTGAGCGCCAGCCCCACACTGCAGACCCGCGCGCTCGTCTCACCCACGATGGCTCGCGAGGCACTCCAAGGGCCGGTGCTGCGCAACGTGGGTGCCCTGCTCCCCACGACCCGAGATCCGCTGCGGGTGTACGTCACCCAACTGCCCGGCGCCGAGCGACAGCAGGCCGCCTTCCTCGTGGTCGCGGTCCGCCGCAACCACCGCGACGAGGCCCTTCTAGAGCTCCTGGTCCAGCTGAGCGTCGCGGGCTTCGTCGCGCTGCTCGCCACCGCAGTCGTCGGGGAGCGGCTCGCCCGCTTCGCACTCCTCCCGGTGGAGCGCTACCGCGCCCGCGCGGACGACATCATCGCCGGCGACACGAGCGTGCGCCTCGAGGTCCCTGCGCATCGACACGACGAGGTCACCCGGCTCGGCGAGACCCTCAACACCATGCTGACAGCGCTCGAGGGCGCCCTTGAGCGCGAACGCCAGTTCGTCAACGACGCCAGCCACGAGCTCCGCACACCCCTGACGCTGCTCACCACCCGTCTCCAACTGACGCGCCGACGGCTTCGGTCGGTCACCGAGTACCAAAGCGTGCTCGCCGAGATCGAGACTGACGTGCTCCGCCTCGTTGGTCTTACCGAGCACCTCCTCAATGCTGGGAGCCACCAAGGCACCGGGGACGTCAGCGCCGACCTGGCGGCGCACGCAGTCGCTGCCGTCGAGCGCCGCAACGCCCTAGTCCAGGCGTCGGATCACGCTGGGCTCTCCGTGACGGTCGGCGAACCGGTTCGAGTCCAGCTGTCAGAGGCTGCGGTCGACCAGGTGATCGGCAACCTGCTCGACAACGCGGCGCGACACGGGGCTCCCCCCGTGTCGCTGAACGTGGACCAGACCGGCGGGTTCGGTCGCATGGCGGTCGTCGACGTTGGAGACGGCATGAATCCCGACCTGTTGGCGACCGCGACCCAACGCTTCACCCGAGCGGCCGTTTCCCGCGCACGTGAGGGGTTCGGTCTCGGACTCTCCCTCGTCGAGCGCATCGTCCTCGGCGCCGGCGGCGAAGTGCGCCTCTGCTTCGCTGGCCACCACACGCGGCATGGCGTATCGAGCAGGCTGGACGAGGTGGCGTGCGAACACACCGAGGCCATGACCGTTACCGTTCTCCTACCGATCGCCGAGACTCAAGCCCAGCCGTGA